From the genome of Eucalyptus grandis isolate ANBG69807.140 chromosome 2, ASM1654582v1, whole genome shotgun sequence, one region includes:
- the LOC104418114 gene encoding LOW QUALITY PROTEIN: SAL1 phosphatase (The sequence of the model RefSeq protein was modified relative to this genomic sequence to represent the inferred CDS: inserted 1 base in 1 codon): protein MATAAVSVTCLRAVVASSSSSCSYSYCYFYSRRHLPTTSRTPKFAKPHFVSLPSFVASRPLVVAAAAMSYDKEFAAAKKAASLAARLCQKVQKELLQSDVQSKSDRSPVTVADYGSQAIVSFVLERELSTEPLSLVAEEDSGDLRKDSGKDTLQRITKHVNETIATDGSYSASPLSPEDVLRAIDTGKSEGGSFGRHWVLDPIDGTKGFLRGDXYAVALALLDDGKVVLGVLACPNLPLASIAGNVTSENAVGCLFYAKVGSGTFMQSLDGSSPVKVHVSDIGNSEDASFFESYEKAHSMQDLTSSIARKLGVKALPVRIDSQAKYGALSRGDGAIYMRFPHKGYREKIWDHAAGCIVVTEAGGVATDAAGQPLDFSKGRYLDLDTGIIVTNQKLMPSLLKAVRESLEEKSSSL from the exons ATGGCAACCGCGGCCGTGTCAGTGACCTGTCTGAGAGCAGTggttgcctcctcctcctcctcctgctcgtACTCCTACTGCTACTTCTACTCCCGCCGCCACCTGCCCACCACCTCTCGAACACCCAAATTCGCCAAACCCCATTTCGTCTCCCTCCCCTCCTTCGTCGCCTCTCGGCCTCTCgttgttgccgccgccgccatgtCGTACGATAAGGAGTTCGCCGCCGCCAAGAAGGCCGCCTCCCTCGCCGCGCGTCTCTGCCAG AAAGTGCAAAAAGAACTATTGCAATCGGATGTTCAATCGAAGTCAGACAGAAGTCCGGTCACGGTGGCAGATTATG GTTCACAGGCTATAGTTAGTTTTGTGCTGGAAAGAGAGCTTTCCACTGAACCACTCTCTTTAGTGGCTGAGGAG GACTCAGGAGATCTTCGCAAGGATAGTGGAAAAGACACCCTCCAGCGCATAACAAAGCATGTCAATGAAACTATTGCAACTGATGGTTCATACAGTGCTTCTCCGCTATCGCCAGAAGATGTACTTAGGGCAATTGACACCGGGAAGTCAGAAGGTGGTTCTTTTGGTCGACACTGGGTCTTGGATCCTATAGATGGTACAAAAGG GTTTTTAAGGGGAG CATATGCAGTAGCATTAGCTTTACTAGATGATGGGAAAGTAGTATTGGGTGTCCTGGCTTGTCCAAATCTTCCGTTAGCCTCTATCGCTGGAAATGTGACATCGGAAAATGCTGTTGGCTGCCTTTTCTATGCGAAAGTTGGTTCAGGAACTTTCATGCAGTCATTAGATGGATCTTCACCCGTGAAG GTGCACGTCAGTGATATTGGAAATTCTGAAGATGCATCATTCTTTGAATCATATGAGAAAGCACACTCCATGCAGGATTTGACAAGCTCCATTGCAAGG AAACTTGGTGTCAAAGCCCTGCCAGTGAGGATAGATAGCCAGGCCAAATACGGGGCTCTTTCCAGAGGTGATGGAGCAATATACATGCGCTTCCCGCACAAAGGGTACCGTGAGAAAATTTGGGATCATGCTGCGGGGTGCATCGTTGTAACTG AGGCTGGAGGAGTGGCAACGGATGCAGCAGGGCAACCTCTGGATTTCTCCAAAGGGAGATACCTTGATTTGGACACCGGGATTATAGTTACCAATCAAAAGTTGATGCCATCACTCTTGAAGGCAGTAAGAGAATCCTTGGAGGAGAAATCCTCCTCATTGTGA
- the LOC104420144 gene encoding uncharacterized protein LOC104420144, with translation MDSDGEKLQHIGFLGIFKESFKIISSWKKIFTQITLLFILPLSIIFLVKVQVSDQMEQRIDWERLDYGRCGDNRLNDILTYQRLVYWLINIAYLVLLLVLSLLSTSAVVYTVACNYTGKPITFKKIMSVVPKVWKRVSLTFIWSFLIHLAYGLCMLGTFFMGVVLIGFSPFGLAIWIILLIVFLVGFVYLNIVWQLASVVSVLEEENYGIKAMVKSINLIEGKRRVTSFIFLLLVLFYGGIMIVYQIFLPDGWNLAFQLVVGIPCLVLLTFLFLFSLVIQTVIYFVCKSYHGESIDRLALANHLEAYFQPEPQREATRDVQMEQGRVATTDGPLDQVYV, from the coding sequence ATGGACAGTGATGGAGAGAAGCTTCAACATATCGGGTTCCTTGGCATCTTCAAGGAATCGTTCAAGATCATCTCCTCATGGAAGAAAATCTTCACTCAGATCACGCTCCTTTTTatcctccctctctccatcatcttcttagTTAAAGTCCAAGTTTCCGACCAGATGGAACAGAGAATTGACTGGGAACGACTTGACTACGGTCGCTGCGGAGACAATCGCCTGAATGATATCTTAACATACCAGCGTCTGGTATATTGGCTCATCAATATAGCATACTTGGTCCTCCTCCTGGTGCTTTCCCTTCTCTCTACTTCTGCGGTCGTATACACTGTGGCCTGCAATTACACAGGAAAGCCCATCACCTTCAAGAAGATCATGTCCGTGGTCCCAAAGGTGTGGAAGCGAGTGTCCCTCACATTCATATGGAGTTTCTTGATCCACTTGGCCTACGGCTTATGCATGCTGGGGACTTTCTTCATGGGGGTGGTGCTGATCGGTTTCTCGCCGTTCGGGCTAGCAATCTGGATCATCCTCTTGATCGTGTTCTTAGTTGGGTTCGTGTACCTGAACATCGTCTGGCAGCTGGCAAGTGTGGTCTCCGTCCTGGAGGAGGAGAACTACGGGATCAAGGCCATGGTCAAGAGCATAAATCTTATTGAGGGCAAGCGACGAGTCACGAGTTTCATCTTCCTGCTGCTGGTCTTGTTCTATGGGGGGATCATGATAGTGTACCAGATATTTCTACCGGATGGTTGGAACTTAGCATTCCAGTTAGTCGTTGGCATCCCCTGCCTCGTCTTGCTGACGTTCCTGTTCCTGTTCAGCCTCGTGATCCAAACAGTGATCTACTTCGTCTGCAAGTCATATCACGGCGAGAGCATTGACAGGCTGGCGTTGGCCAACCATCTAGAAGCTTACTTTCAGCCTGAGCCTCAGAGGGAAGCCACCAGGGACGTCCAGATGGAGCAAGGTCGTGTCGCCACCACAGATGGCCCCCTAGATCAAGTTTATGTCTGA
- the LOC104420143 gene encoding U-box domain-containing protein 26 codes for MIDPDRGLIALRHSLESPESTLADKVHTLRRIQVLSAESPLKCAAFLRLGFLPMLLELIFGYAESRAPSAPSPDHVHFVDQALSCILKLLDLGELQCLNMLKEQSKLSSFLALFEHGTVTTKISLCRLVETMSSSFQTKELFTMLGHRFRLIRGMILLLHQKPEVSEAAIKAISSLCSVESIREILLREGLINGLLAYILHAKTQERASAAPLGMRLLEHLLGIEKAKEAILDEPQGITSALVKTLFRISDLEGSDSAVNSLILLCYDSSEAREAALKAGALTQLLLLLQSQCADTTKTKARMLLKLLRSSKRTMNKKHA; via the coding sequence ATGATCGATCCTGACCGTGGCCTCATCGCCTTGAGACACAGCCTTGAGTCCCCTGAGTCCACCTTGGCTGACAAGGTTCATACACTTCGCAGAATCCAGGTTTTGTCCGCAGAATCTCCCTTGAAATGTGCTGCTTTTCTCCGGTTGGGATTCTTGCCGATGCTGTTGGAACTAATTTTCGGGTACGCGGAATCAAGAGCGCCTTCCGCTCCAAGTCCTGATCACGTGCATTTTGTGGACCAAGCTCTATCTTGCATATTAAAACTGTTGGACCTAGGTGAGCTTCAGTGTCTCAATATGCTCAAAGAACAGTCGAAATTGTCATCATTTCTAGCACTATTCGAGCACGGAACAGTCACCACCAAGATCAGTTTGTGCCGACTTGTCGAGACAATGTCATCGTCTTTCCAGACCAAAGAGCTCTTCACTATGCTTGGCCACAGATTCCGACTCATACGTGGGAtgatcctcctcctccaccaaaAGCCTGAGGTCTCTGAGGCGGCAATTAAGGCCATATCGTCTCTATGCTCTGTGGAATCAATCCGAGAAATCTTGCTGCGAGAAGGCCTAATCAACGGACTCCTCGCATACATCCTACATGCCAAGACGCAAGAGAGAGCATCAGCGGCGCCGTTGGGGATGCGATTGCTCGAGCATCTTCTAGGAATCGAGAAGGCGAAAGAGGCAATTCTTGATGAACCGCAGGGCATAACGAGTGCTCTGGTCAAGACGTTGTTCAGAATATCGGATCTTGAAGGAAGCGATAGCGCAGTGAATTCGCTCATCCTCTTGTGCTACGATTCATCAGAGGCAAGAGAAGCTGCGCTGAAAGCAGGAGCTCTGACTCAGTTGCTGCTGCTTCTGCAGAGCCAGTGTGCTGATACGACCAAGACGAAGGCCAGGATGCTTCTCAAACTGCTTAGATCATCCAAACGGACTATGAACAAAAAACATGCATAG